The genomic interval CCACACCGACGTCCTGGTCGTCGGCGCCGGACCGGCGGGCCTCGCGGCGGCCACGACTGCCGCCGCCTCCGGCGCCCGCGTGCTCCTCGTCGACGAACAGCCCGAGCCCGTTGACGGGGAGCGCTGGCAGGAGCTGCGCGCCGCCCCCGAGGCCCTCGTCCTGCATCGGACCACGGCTTTCGGGTCGTACGACGACAACTACGTGCTGGCCCTTGAGCGGCGCACCGACCACCTCGGCGCCGACGCCCCCGAGGGTGTCTCGCGGCAGCGACTGTGGCACATCCGCGCCCGTCAGGTGATCCTGGCGACCGGGGCGCACGAGCGTCCGCTGGTCTTCGCGGGCAACGACCGGCCCGGCGTGATGCTCGCCGGGGCCGTGCGCACGTATCTCAACCGGTACGCCGTGGCCCCGGGTTCACAGGCCGTGGTGAGCACGACCAACGACAGCGCCTACGACACGGTCGCCGATCTGTGTGCCGCCGGGATCTCCGTCGCCGTCGTCGTGGACGCCCGCCCCGAACTCTCCGACCGGGCCGCCGAGGTGGCCGAGCTGACCGGGGCGCGGGTGCTGACGGGCAGCGCGGTGGTCGGTACGGCGGGCGAGCACAGGCTCATCGGCGCCACCGTGCAGACTCTCGACGCCGACGGTCAACTCGCCGGTGAGCCGCAGTCGTTCGCCTGCGATCTGCTGGCCGTGTCGGGTGGCTGGAGTCCGGTGGTGCATCTGCACAGCCAGCGTCAGGGGCGGTTGCGCTGGGACTCCGACCTGGTGGCGTTCGTGCCGGACGGGGCCGTACGGGATCAGCAGGTGGTGGGGGCGGCCCGGGGGACGTACGACCTCGACGGCTGTCTGGCCGAAGGGACCCGGGCCGGAGCACTGGCGGCGACAGCGGCGGGGTTCCCGGTGCCCATACCGGCCGAGCCCGTACGGCGTGCACCGGGGCCGACGCGCGCCCTGTGGCTGGTGCCCTCCGCCGAGGGCGAACCGGGCACCTGGGACAGCCACTTCGTCGATCTCCAGCGTGATGTCACGGTCGCCGACGTCTGGCGCTCCACCGGCGCCGGCATGCGCGGCGTCGAGCACGTGAAGCGCTACACCTCGCTCGGCACGGCGAACGACCAGGGCAAGACCTCCGGCGTCAACGCGATCGGGGTGATCGCCGAGGCTCTCGGCGGCTCGCTGGGGGAGATCGGCACCACGGCCTACCGGGCGCCGTACACGCCGATCGCCTTCGCCGCCCTGGCGGGGCGCGAGCGCGGAGAGCTGTTCGACCCGGAGCGGACCACGGCGATCCACAGCTGGCATGTGGCGCACGGTGCCACGTTCGAGGACGTCGGGCAGTGGAAGCGCCCCTGGTACTACCCGCAGGCCGGTGAGGACATGGACGCGGCCGTGGCACGCGAGTGCCGGGCGGCCCGGGAGGGTGTGGCGTTCATGGACGCCTCCACCCTCGGCAAGATCGAGATCTGGGGCGCGGACGCGGGCGAGTTCCTCAACCGGATCTACACCAACGCCTTCAAGAAGCTGAAGCCCGGCACCGGGCGGTACGGCGTGATGTGCAAGCCCGACGGCATGATCTTCGATGACGGGGTGACCCTGCGCCTCGACGACAACCGCTACTTCATGACCACCACGACCGGCGGCGCCGCGAACGTCCTGGACTGGCTGGAGGAGTGGTCCCAGACCGAGTGGCCCGAACTCGACGTGCGCTGCACCTCGGTGACCGAGCAGTGGGCGACGATCGCCGTC from Streptomyces sp. CC0208 carries:
- a CDS encoding sarcosine oxidase subunit alpha family protein, which codes for MTDQRFRLPRGGRVDRGTLLRFTVDGRQLTGHPGDTLASAMLANGLVEVAPSLYRGRPRGIVSAGVEEPNALVQLGGSCSEGMLPATTVELYDGLSATTLSGMGRLDPTPDPAVYDKKYVHTDVLVVGAGPAGLAAATTAAASGARVLLVDEQPEPVDGERWQELRAAPEALVLHRTTAFGSYDDNYVLALERRTDHLGADAPEGVSRQRLWHIRARQVILATGAHERPLVFAGNDRPGVMLAGAVRTYLNRYAVAPGSQAVVSTTNDSAYDTVADLCAAGISVAVVVDARPELSDRAAEVAELTGARVLTGSAVVGTAGEHRLIGATVQTLDADGQLAGEPQSFACDLLAVSGGWSPVVHLHSQRQGRLRWDSDLVAFVPDGAVRDQQVVGAARGTYDLDGCLAEGTRAGALAATAAGFPVPIPAEPVRRAPGPTRALWLVPSAEGEPGTWDSHFVDLQRDVTVADVWRSTGAGMRGVEHVKRYTSLGTANDQGKTSGVNAIGVIAEALGGSLGEIGTTAYRAPYTPIAFAALAGRERGELFDPERTTAIHSWHVAHGATFEDVGQWKRPWYYPQAGEDMDAAVARECRAAREGVAFMDASTLGKIEIWGADAGEFLNRIYTNAFKKLKPGTGRYGVMCKPDGMIFDDGVTLRLDDNRYFMTTTTGGAANVLDWLEEWSQTEWPELDVRCTSVTEQWATIAVVGPQSRAVVGHLAPDLDLSNEAFPFMAFRETTLASGIPARVCRISFSGELAYEINVSAWYGLAVWEEVDAAGRPYGITPYGTETMHVLRAEKGYIIVGQDTDGTVTPQDAGMSWVVSKQKDFIGKRSFARADTARTDRKQLVGLLPADRTTRLPEGTQLVAPDVDLGTVPVPMLGHVTSSYHSPALGRPFALALVADGQARKGQTLLAPVGEALVPVEVTDFVLYDPEGTRRDG